Genomic DNA from Erythrobacter aureus:
GGGCTTGTTCTGATATTCGGCGGACATGAATTCCTTGATCATCAGCAGTGCCAACGCATCGCCTGGGCCGACATTGTCGGCGGTGAAGTCCCAGTCGACCAGCAAGGCGCGGGCGCGGCCGAGCTCGCTGTCGGGATCGAGTTCGAGCCGTTCGAGCGCATCCCACAGGTCGGCGACATATCCTTCGCGCTCGTAGGCAGTATCGTATTTGATCTGCTTCAACCGATCGAGTGTTATCGGCCCATCCTCGCTCATCAGCTTCCACGCCCGGCGCGAGCGGTTGGTCTGTTTGAGCTCCACCCCCAGTTCGGGCGGGACGGTGTCCGGCGCCAGATCGCTGCCTTCGCCTGCGGCGGTGAAGGGCGTGTTGTTGGCATTGTAGAGCCAGCCCGAAGCCGGATTGATATATTTCGGCAGGGCTTCGTAAGATACCGGCGCGTTCCACAATGCCTTGGGATCGTTGCCAGGCAGGACGCCGCGCCAGTCATATCCCTTGGCCCGATCGGGCAGGGCGGCATTATAGACATAAGCGATATTGCCCCCCTCATCGGCATAGATGAAGTTGGTCGAGGGGATATCCATCCGCGCCAGGATAGCCTGCCATTCCTCAAGCGTTTCCGCCTTGTTGAGCCGGTAATAGGCGTCGAGCTGTCCCAGATTGTCGATCCCGCCATAACGGATGGCGAAAGCACCCCTGTCGTTCTTGATGACCGGGCCGTGGACGCTGCGATATACCGTTCGCCGGACGGGGAGAACCACCGGCCCGAAGCGCACCGGAAGCGTGACCGTCTCTTCCTCCAGGTCGAGCCAGCGGTCCCCCATGCGATACTTCCTGCCGCTGTCGTCGAGCACCAGCTTGTACACGTCGGTCATGTCGGGCCGATTGACTGTATTGGTCCAGCCCAGATGTTCGTTATGTCCAAGGAAGGGAAACGGACTGCCGGGGAAATTGGCGCCGGCATAATGCCAGCCTTCGCCGCTTTGGACCACGAGTTCGTACCACGCCACGCCCCCGCGCCATGGCTGGTGACTGTTGGAGACGAGACGAGTCACGCCGTCGCCCGATTTTTCCGGCGCGATCGCAAAGGCGTTCGATCCCGCCAGGGCACCGTCTTCGCCCCAGGGCAATGGGTAGGCGCGGGCCTGGGCGGGGATTTCTTCCGCTCCGATGGATGGCCCGAATTCGGGCCAGAGGTCCTCGCCCGCAACCAGCGGTTCGATGGTGTTGTTCAACCCGAAGAAGAAGGGTTGGCGCAAGGCAAAGCCGGCGGCAACGTCCATGCCGTCAACTGGAAACAGATTTGCGAGCTTGATCTCTTGCGGGTGCGCCTCCGCATAGTCGTTGAGGCCCGTGGCGTAGGCTTCGAACAGCGCGCGCGTGTCTTCCGGCAGGTCGGGGTAGTTTCGTTCCGCAGTCCCGCGCGCATCGAGCAGGTGGTAGACATAGTCCACCGCCGCGCCATCGGGTCCGGCAATGGCGCCATACCGCCCGCGCGCCATGGCGATGACGTCTTGCAGCGTGAAGAAATCGTCTTCGGAATGGGCAATGGCGACACCATAGGCCACGTCGGCATCCCGTTCGCC
This window encodes:
- a CDS encoding acylase, producing MTKLLGRIGLVLLLLVLVAFVGLATWEPFFAKRGDVAQSNDSYTAEIIRDEFGVPHIYGERDADVAYGVAIAHSEDDFFTLQDVIAMARGRYGAIAGPDGAAVDYVYHLLDARGTAERNYPDLPEDTRALFEAYATGLNDYAEAHPQEIKLANLFPVDGMDVAAGFALRQPFFFGLNNTIEPLVAGEDLWPEFGPSIGAEEIPAQARAYPLPWGEDGALAGSNAFAIAPEKSGDGVTRLVSNSHQPWRGGVAWYELVVQSGEGWHYAGANFPGSPFPFLGHNEHLGWTNTVNRPDMTDVYKLVLDDSGRKYRMGDRWLDLEEETVTLPVRFGPVVLPVRRTVYRSVHGPVIKNDRGAFAIRYGGIDNLGQLDAYYRLNKAETLEEWQAILARMDIPSTNFIYADEGGNIAYVYNAALPDRAKGYDWRGVLPGNDPKALWNAPVSYEALPKYINPASGWLYNANNTPFTAAGEGSDLAPDTVPPELGVELKQTNRSRRAWKLMSEDGPITLDRLKQIKYDTAYEREGYVADLWDALERLELDPDSELGRARALLVDWDFTADNVGPGDALALLMIKEFMSAEYQNKPLPDVREQLEWSVDHLNTYFGRIDPPMGDLLRLRQGDVDLPLDGGSDTLRASTTWEVEEDGRLSVKHGDSFIQFVEWAPGKRVRSQSIQPFGAATTRPTSPHYVDQATLFIQHRLKPVNFWREDAIANAASRKTVTNRPGSRSVKPH